A stretch of the Ictidomys tridecemlineatus isolate mIctTri1 chromosome 5, mIctTri1.hap1, whole genome shotgun sequence genome encodes the following:
- the LOC101958558 gene encoding olfactory receptor 4N4C, whose protein sequence is MEMENGTVVTEFILLGLTQSQEIQLLVFVLILIFYLIILPGNFLIILTIRSDPGLSAPLYFFLGNLAFLDASYSFIVVPRMLVDFLSEKKVISYRGCITQLFFLHFLGGGEGLLLVVMAFDRYIAICRPLHYSTVMSPRACYVMLLALWLGGFIHSIIQVALILRLPFCGPNQLDNFFCDVPQVIKLACTDTFVVELLMVFNSGLMTLLCFLGLLASYGIILCHVHRSASEGKSKAMSTCTTHVIIILLMFGPAIFIYTRPFRALPADKVVSFFHTVIFPVMNPMIYTLRNQEVKISMKKLLVRHVIC, encoded by the coding sequence atggagatGGAAAATGGAACAGTGGTGACTGAATTCATCCTCCTTGGTCTGACCCAGTCTCAAGAGATTCAGCTTTTGGTCTTTGTACTGATCTTAATTTTCTACCTCATCATCCTCCCTGGAAACTTCCTCATCATCCTCACCATCAGGTCAGACCCTGGGCTCTCAGCCCCCCTCTACTTCTTCCTGGGCAACTTGGCCTTCCTGGATGCCTCCTATTCCTTCATTGTGGTTCCCAGGATGCTGGTGGACTTCCTCTCTGAGAAGAAGGTGATCTCCTACAGAGGCTGCATCACCCAGCTCTTCTTCTTGCACTTCCTTGGAGGTGGAGAGGGGCTGCTCCTGGTTGTCATGGCCTTTGACCGCTACATCGCCATCTGCCGGCCTTTGCACTACTCAACTGTCATGAGCCCTAGAGCCTGCTATGTGATGCTGCTGGCTCTGTGGCTGGGAGGCTTTATCCACTCCATTATCCAGGTGGCTCTCATCCTCCGCCTGCCCTTCTGTGGCCCAAATCAGCTGGACAACTTCTTCTGTGATGTGCCACAGGTCATCAAGCTGGCCTGCACTGACACCTTTGTGGTGGAGCTCCTGATGGTCTTCAACAGTGGCCTAATGACCCTGTTGTGCTTTCTGGGCCTTCTGGCCTCCTATGGCATCATCCTCTGTCACGTTCATAGATCAGCTTCTGAGGGGAAGAGCAAGGCCATGTCCACTTGCACCACTCATGTCATTATTATACTTCTTATGTTTGGGCCTGCAATCTTCATCTACACTCGGCCGTTCAGAGCCTTACCCGCTGACAAAGTGGTTTCTTTCTTCCACACAGTCATCTTTCCAGTGATGAATCCCATGATTTATACCCTTCGAAACCAGGAAGTaaaaatttccatgaaaaaaTTATTGGTTCGACATGTAATTTgttaa